The Candidatus Parvarchaeota archaeon genome contains a region encoding:
- a CDS encoding anthranilate synthase component I, translated as MHIGSQVAGTLASGKDSFDVFSSIFPAGTVSGAPKVRAIEIIYQLEKMRRGPYAGAVGYFSANGNSDFALGIRTLFADSKNAYVQTGAGIVYDSVPENEYEETENKAKALLHALGVSGQSAMMPQNKISP; from the coding sequence AATGCACATTGGCTCGCAGGTTGCAGGCACGCTTGCCAGCGGCAAGGATTCGTTTGACGTGTTCTCGTCAATATTCCCCGCTGGGACGGTTTCTGGCGCGCCAAAAGTCAGGGCAATAGAAATCATTTACCAGCTTGAAAAGATGCGCCGCGGGCCTTATGCTGGGGCAGTAGGGTATTTTTCGGCAAACGGCAACTCCGACTTTGCCTTGGGCATAAGGACGCTTTTTGCCGATTCAAAAAATGCATACGTGCAGACTGGCGCTGGCATAGTGTATGACAGCGTGCCTGAAAATGAGTATGAGGAAACCGAAAACAAGGCAAAGGCCCTGCTCCACGCGCTTGGGGTGAGCGGGCAAAGCGCCATGATGCCTCAAAACAAAATCTCGCCATGA